CATTCCCTTCTCAACAGAAAATTTCCAGCCtccattttttatataatttaatttgtatAATGATTAAATTGTattgaatttataatttaatttaatttaatttaatttaatttaatattacgtggatataaataatataaatatattgggtagTGTGGgtccaactaaaagtaaaataagatcccAACCACTGGAGCAAAATGTGCATGGAAACCTTAAGAGTGTCTTAAATCATATGTGGCAATCTGGGCCCACAAAAagtgagttaagtcccaaaataagatcCCACCATTGGAAATGCTCTAAACTTAATGCTAGTAACAAATGCTAAAGTACGTTATTCACTTCTACTTATGTGGTCCTGTTTTTACACACACTCCTCTTGAGTCATCTGCCACACCATCAAAATATCTACATGGCAGTGTTGACTAGGAGTATGCTAACCACCtcagttttttttcttcaagtcAACACAAGGACTCAAACTATATATGCAATAAAAATGGATAAGGGTAACCTTTGTGAGATAGggactaaaaagtaaaaacacattTAGGTACCCTAAAGACTAATACAAAGTCTTAGTCTTATTTAAATTGATAATCACCCGATGACACCCATGAACGTTCCTGATAGCGCCGTGTTGGAACAGAAACCACTCATGGCTCACAAATGATCTCAGCCGTCAATCTCCATCAGAGCAACGACGCCGCATTCCTCAGACCAGGTGCGTGCTTCTTCCTtaatccctctctctctctttcgaTTCTGCGTTTTGTTCTCTAACTCTAAACCCTTTCTCTCTTCCTCACAGATCGACAACGATAATGGTCGAACCCACATAGCAACCTTAACCAGCTCCAAGGTTTTCCCATCTTCtcaattcttcttccttgtAATTTTCACGAttacaaatcttttttttttttttgcgaaATCCTTGTTGGTGAAAACTTGAACCTTCAATCGAGGTCGTTTCTCATGAATCGCTTCAATTAGAGTTGAATTCTAGTAATTCACCGCGTGTTCTTGTTGTATTATGCTTAATCTGGATCTGGGTCGGGTCGTTCATCTTTGAGATGAAATTAGGGTTTATTTCCCCCAAATTTTAGCtattttcatttctgattcttcAGTTTTATCAATTAACATGTTTTTCTCGAACGAATCCCCTCCGTCTAACATGGGTTTCTTCGATTTGTATTAAAGATTATATTTTTCGGGAAAAAAAATcctcttttttttcatttgccccttttttattgtttttttttctgtggaATTTTTGTAATAAAGCAAGCTTCTTTCTAGCTTGGACATTCAAGCTGTGATGGGGGAAGAGAATTCTGATGCTATGAACCTAGATTTGAATCTGAGTCCAGGTCCTGAGCCAGCAACCAATGAAGCTATGAACTTGGATGCTTGGGTTGAGGAGCCAATTCATAGAATCAGTGAAGCTGTGAGGCTCAGGGCTCGGCAGAGATGGAGATGGCGGCAGCATCTTCATATCCCTCCACCTGAAGTTCATTTTCACATTCCACCTGAGGCAGTTCATGTTCATCTTCCTATCCCTCATCTTCCTATCCCTCCTGAAGCGCACAATATCTCCATGGAATTGAACAATTTTTTGGTGAATTCTGGTCATGGAGGCGCATTGCAGACTGGGGAAGGAAGTGTGGCGGCTGAGGGGAGACTGGAGGAGGTGCCGAAAGCGTGTGAGAATATCAATGGTGTCTCGGTTGATGAAACATCGCAGAAGAAGGATGATGTTGAAAGGGGTAGTGGGAATGATGGGGATTTTTTTGACTGTAATATCTGCTTGGACCTGGCCAGGGAACCTGTTGTGACTTGTTGTGGCCATTTGTTTTGTTGGACATGTGTGTATCGATGGCTGCATCTGCATTCGGATGCGAAGGAGTGTCCAGTTTGCAAGGGAGAGGTGACGCTTAAGAGTGTAACACCAATATATGGCCGTGGAAACAATGGTCGTAGCAGTGAGGAGGATTCCACTCTTAAAATCCCTCCTAGGCCTCAGGCAAGGCGTGTTGAAAGTCTAAGGCAAACCATTCAGAGAAATGCATTTGCACTCCCTGTGGAAGAGATGATTCGGCGTCTTGGAAGCAGAATAGATCTTACTCGGGATTTAGTTCAGCCAAATGAACCGGACAATGCTCGTGAGCAAGCTGAGAGAACCACTTCTTTGCTGAGTAGGTTCTTGACATCTCGAGGTATGCGGAGAGAGCAGAATCCTGTGGCACCCCAACCCCAAGATGATGTAGTTGGTTTGCCACAGAACAATGTTGGTAATGCTGCTGAGGTAGGGGATAACCGCAGGGTGCAATCCCTATTGCTTCGAAGGACTCAATCACATAGAGCAACACTTACTACTCTTTCATCAGCACTGACTTCTGCTGAAAGATTATTTGAAGCATATCTCCGTAGCAATCCATTAAATAGAAACCAAGAACAGCCTCCTCCTGTTGAGGACAGAGATTCCTTTTCAAGCATTGGTGCTGTCATAAATTCTGAGAGTCAAGTGGACACTGCTGCAGAAATTGATTCCATGGTATCCTTATCAACATCCTCCTCTAGGAGGAGAAATGATGCTTCCAGAGTGTCTGATGTGGATAGTGGAGATTCTCGTCCTCCAAGGCGCCGGCGTCTGAACTGATTGCAGTCTTATAGATCAAGTTATTACTATTCTGTCATGTAATCATGTCATAATAATTTCCCAACACCTATGTAAGTGCTTCTAGCTTTGATATGTTATGGCCTTATATGTATGAAGTTTTGGCAGATTAGAGATGATTTCAAAGTGCTTTTACTTACAGTATTGCAAGTGCCCGTCCCTAAAGGATTGAGTTATTTTAAGTCTTGTCATTGAGAAGAAAAAATTTGCTATAGAATAACCATGTTACTTTTAGTTTATAGAACTTATAACTTATTACCCATGTGCCTGTTTTATCCGATTGTATATTTGTATTACTCTACCTAATTGATTAAGCCTTATAGTCAAGGATGCAATTTATCTGCTAATTGAGGTAAGGTTGCATGATCTGACAGTTAGTACCCCACAATGACCGGAGCTTCTGTTTAATTTGTGTTGTAATTGAGCAATCATAAAGTCTTCATTTTATTCTTATTGTTATGTTATTATTCAAGCATGATCATAAGACAATTAACATAATCTTTGCTGGCATTGTTTTTGTAAGACTGATATAATGGTTGTATCTTTGTTCCAGCTGAAATGAGTTTTTGTAAAACAGATAAATACTGAAGTTCATTGAAAGTGAGACTATCTAGTTCTCTCACCTTGTTTTGTTTGTCTTGTCTGGTCTCACCTTGTTTGCTGATGTGTTGGGATTTTTCTTGGTCTCCCACTCTAAATTCAATATAACAAGTAAAACACTTTTAAGGGCATTTATATTGGAATGAGACTATCTACAATTGACTCAAATTAAAGTGCATCACAATTTTAAGCTCGACAATTGAAGGGTAGATAGATATATTCTTACTTGCATAATACAAAAACAAAGTCACTTTAATGGAGCTTTTTCCTTGCTATTAAATCTCCTTACTACATACCTCAAAATCTTCATGTCATGCATTCTTAAATGCAGAATCCTAGTGAAAAATGGGCATATTAATGATGAATCAATTTTTCCAGAACTAAACATCTTTATGGCACTATTATAATTTGTTTTCTTGGATCTAGCTTTGAAATTTTTAATcttatttagtttttaaaatttccctttattatttatattatgaTATCTGAAAATTAGTAATGCGTCTCCCCTTGTATATTAGGTTTTTAtccaaaaaaattattgatttcATGATATGCTTTTCCTTTCTCTGAAAATAGGCTTACATTATGTGATTATGATATTCAAAAGGCTTACATTATCTGCTTTAACTTTTGATACAATTTTGAAAGAGCTTAGAAATAGTTTATCTCAACACAACCTTTCTCTGATATTCAAAAGAAAGCAGACTTACATTATCTGCATCAATAATTTTCCTGATTGTGGCTTAATCGACCATAACATATTCCTTCATGGTTGTTTAAACCTGTTGTATAATCAAACCAAAACCAGGGCAGGGCACATGTATTATTACTCCTTATTCTGTGTTGATTGTGCTTCTTAATGTAGATTGAAATGAGATGTATAGTAATTGATCCTTGtttgttaaaattaaaatttacatgAAACTTGGTTGACAGACGTAACAAACCAAAAGATTACATGGAATGGAAGGCACAAGCTGAGACTGATTATGGATATTAAGGGAAAATATTAGCTAATGCCATAATGTGACAGATTGGAGAAGAAATGCTAAATCATGACAGAATGACTTACGCTTACCACTGTTGTCCTTATAAAGGTGCTAAATCAGATTagcatattttttaatataaaaccattcaggtagcttagtgtgtgtttggtttttaGTTCACACATGTTCCAAGATAGTTTCAACTGAAAAACACGAATTTCAATGTGCGAATGTGAAAGTAACTCTTAGGTTCTGTTGGGTTGAAAGTGCTTTTAAGTTGATCTCAACTAAAATCCAAATACAcccttaagcttttgggataattggtaaCTTGGCATCACTTTCCctcctcttctctcttttctatctctcctctttcttctctcttctcgCTCTTTATGCTGAGTCTCATCCACTCGTGGACTCAAATAGATTTTGGCCCAGCACTGCTGCGTTCTCTTAGATTTGCTTGCTGACACATAATGCAATTCGAGTTTAACTTTGAGTACCTTCCAAGTGGAGGTCTGTTGACTGTTGGTGCAACAATCTAAACTATGATAGGGCTTTTCAAGTCTTGGTCCTGGTTAAAAGCAAAAGTGAGGGGGTTTTCTCATTCTCTTATAGAATGGAAATCTCAACCGTTGCCTTGCTTGGAGATAATCCGAAGGTAGCATCCTAGCTGGTTATCTAGGATCTGTTGgcgttttttttctttctgttttctTGCTTCCCTGCTGTATTTTTCTTCCCTTGCTTTGTTTTCTTGTTCTttgttctctttctttcttttgtattaaGGGTTGGGACACCCCTTGTGTCCCCTTTCAATACAATTCcttggtttataaaaaaaaataatccaagatatatatatatatatatatatatatatatatatatatatatatatatatatataaggctAAATCTAGAAAATAAAGTGAGGAGTTCCAGTGTGGGAGAAAAAATAAGGCAGATTATGGAAATTCTTTCGTACCGCATATTTTCGAAGTCACATACCCGTATCCGTACCACATATCAGAGACTATGACAAACCTGGCAAATATGATTTTGCCATATGCAAAAGTTGAATTATAAGGATTATGTGATTATAGAGGACCTATAGTCCTCGTTATTATGCTTCTCGAAATTATGACCTGGAAGCTATTTCCTAAGTTTTAATTTTGCCCTGCAAGTATAAATTTCTGGCTCCGCCGCTAACTCAATTTGACCTTGGCACAAGAGAGATGGGAAACTCAACTGTAGATAGTGGCGGGTCACACGGTATCGCAGTGGTCGTTGACAGTGGTCATCAGCTTAGGTTCACCACTTTGTAAGAGAAGAAGACGCTAATGAAAGAGAAGAGTGTCACTTGctagaacgtgatgatggattGATGGCTATACCCCTTCTCTGTCAGCCTTTTCCTAACTGGCTCAATTCTTATAACATTTTTAACTTTGGATcagatttaatatatttaatattgataAAAGTAGATATTGGTTTCAACTTTTTTCAAGTATATAATTTTTCAATGTGATAAGACTCTCTCTGGCATCCTTCTGCTACACACCATCtttgaatttttaaattaaagttTAAGTTTAAATCAAATTATATATACAACTGACACTATATACCTCCTTCACATTGCATACTTTACAAGTCGCCTACCGCGTACTTGTACGACTTACTAGAGCGTATGGCGAACATGGTAACTATGGACTGTACCTATAAGTTTAGGTTGGGTGTTTAATTGACAATGTGACATATTTAGCATTGCAACAGACTATTCACGCCGCAACATCGCAATGCCCGCAACCGCAACACCTACAACCTCGACCGCAATCACAATTTAAAACCATGAGTCAAACGTTAGGTGTGCGCAGTTAGGCTTAGACTTAACCTTACTCAGACTCCACAAAAATCCTGATTCCGCCACTAGGTGTGGGTAATATGGTCTTGTGGAAAATGACGTGTAGTAGTTTGGGGGTAGTGTCGTAGTGGTATGGTTGTATGGGTAATGGAGAGTGTAATGACGAAGGGAAGAGTGTTTCACAAATATGGTGAAATTAGGGTAGAGGCATGAGTAGGAGAATGAAATGACTAATTGATAGGAAGTCAATTCCTATCAAGCTAGGACAGAGAGAACTAAGAAAAATGCTAAATGAAAAGTAAAGAAGAAAGACAAATAAGCAACAACTCAATTTTGTAAGTAATTTCATTTAATAGAAAAGAAAACCTAACTTACTAGAATCAAGGGATGACCAATAAGTTATTGGTATCTAGATATTTTCATAGTCTTCTTTAACAAATTAAATTTGCAAGAGTTACAATATGATATAAAGACTCAatcttaaatttataaaaactaATAAGATCTTCAcgagttgaaaaataaatattatattagttTAAGTTTagtaatatttataataaatacatcatataaggataaaaataatttttttcttaatttttttggtattatgatatatgaatatatatatatatattccataAAGTAATCTCTAGTTTAGAATGTGGCAGCTTAAACGCATAAAATGGTTGATGTATAATGTGTGGATGTTGAGGAGGGCGAGAAAGATAAAGCAACATTCGTGGCACCCGATGCGGTGGAGAGTGTGTATTCAAATGATGAAATTTTGGCTAAAGTAAAACAACGAAGAGGAAGAAAAAGGGTAGGAGGGGCCGATGCTGCTGGGGAGGTCGAACAATGGTCAAGTCTAAAAGCAAAGAGAGGAAGACCGAGGGGAAGTAAGAACAAGTCGAAACAACAGGCGGCAGTGGATTTCATTTGTTCTGACGATGAGTTTGGTGATGTGGACCTGGATTTAAGGGCTCGACAGACATGGAAGGTTGGGAGATAGTTGGGGGAGGTTTACAATGGTGATGAAGAGATGATGATTCAAAGACTTAAGATTCAGATCAAATTAAACCCCTCCTGAATTGCAGTGACGTTTATGGGGAAAGTTGTGTTTCTGTGACTGATGAAGGTCACTGGGTTTGTTTCCTAGAGATTTATTTGTGGTGGCTGGTATGTTGTTACATTTTGCTGGTGTTGATGGTTTTTGGAGTTGCATATTGGTAGCAACTGATTTTGATTGGGTGACAGAGGGGTGCAGGCATATGATTTTGTTCTTTGTGGGTTGTTTCCTATGGACTTGTTTTATGCTTGGTTGGTGTGGTATGGTTTCGAGGGTGCTGGTTTTGGTGACAGGAATTAATGATTTTGGAAGGCTTTTGTGATTTTACTGAGGCTTTGATTATATTGGGAAGTGTTTCATAGGAGCATATTGAATTGGAGACTAATGGGGAGCTAGTTTGCTGTTACTGTATGTTGAAGGATTGTCTTAAGCTATATAACAGACTGGGGGGCTATAAAATTGTTTTTGGTAGATAAGGGTTTGTCTTGTTGTCAATACAATGGTGGGTGTAATGGGATTTTTTAGGGGTTTTTAGTCACTTGGTGGTTTCggtactcttttttctttacTAGGTTTTCTCCTACTGGGTTTTCCTAgtaaaggttttaatgaggctctgtCCCAAGTGTGCTCcgcaaaaataattttttatgtggTTTGATTTTTTAACTCTCATGAGAGCCTTGTTCTCTACATTTTTATCTCTTCTTATTCAATAAAGTttgttttgctttaaaaaaagaCTTTTAAATATTTCTTGTGAGTCTAATCGTTCAaatttagaaaagaaaaacctCACAATGTTTAATTTTTGCAAAAGAATCTCAGTGGCTTTAAAATTATGATAACCAACATGATTTTCCACTTTGACATGGACATGCTAGTATTGTGTGTGGTCATATTTTCCTATACTAAGGTCGTCGCATTAATTAAAGTCCCAAAAATAAATATCAAGCCAAAGAAATTATATATTAATCAACCAACATATTTCCAATATGATTCTTAACGTAAGAAGTTAAATGATTTAACACCACCAAAAATCACATTAGGAAATAGGTCTCAGATTCATATGTTCTGATGTGCGGTTGTGTTATATATTTAGGGAGACAAAATTTTCTCCTATATATAGTTACCCATGTCGAGACAAATTTCCTCTTGTGAAGAATATATATGGCCTGGACTAAGAAATCGAAATGAATCAAAGAAGTTCTTAATTAATCAATCCAACTGACAACACGAGTAGAGTTTGGAGCATAAAGATGCGCTTAGGCATATCATTGGCATCCAAATCATTATTTTTAGAACACTAAACAAAGACTAAGACTAGCTAGAAAAATATATCTATAATTGTTCAATATATCAAGAATCAATGGTCTTCCTGAAAGCACAACCCACATTATAGAAAACAACCTTGAATTGTTGCCCCAAGAATTGAAATTGATCGATCTGGAAGGTGACACAAGAACATAAAATGAAATTAGTAAAACAACTAAATAAACATTAAACACAAGAATAGACACATTACTGATTCAGATGTAGTCATCAACAATAAATACAAATTTAAGAAACTGaagcaaattaaaattttcaaatctaaatctatgcaaacaaaaaaaaattagcacaacaaatttatttatgttaatTCCTCTTCAGAGATTGAGATGAGGAAAATCCTTAGGCCATCATCATATAAAGATGAta
This is a stretch of genomic DNA from Lotus japonicus ecotype B-129 chromosome 1, LjGifu_v1.2. It encodes these proteins:
- the LOC130730712 gene encoding uncharacterized protein LOC130730712 codes for the protein MGEENSDAMNLDLNLSPGPEPATNEAMNLDAWVEEPIHRISEAVRLRARQRWRWRQHLHIPPPEVHFHIPPEAVHVHLPIPHLPIPPEAHNISMELNNFLVNSGHGGALQTGEGSVAAEGRLEEVPKACENINGVSVDETSQKKDDVERGSGNDGDFFDCNICLDLAREPVVTCCGHLFCWTCVYRWLHLHSDAKECPVCKGEVTLKSVTPIYGRGNNGRSSEEDSTLKIPPRPQARRVESLRQTIQRNAFALPVEEMIRRLGSRIDLTRDLVQPNEPDNAREQAERTTSLLSRFLTSRGMRREQNPVAPQPQDDVVGLPQNNVGNAAEVGDNRRVQSLLLRRTQSHRATLTTLSSALTSAERLFEAYLRSNPLNRNQEQPPPVEDRDSFSSIGAVINSESQVDTAAEIDSMVSLSTSSSRRRNDASRVSDVDSGDSRPPRRRRLN